The following proteins are co-located in the Leptospira hartskeerlii genome:
- a CDS encoding ATP-dependent 6-phosphofructokinase yields MNTKIRNFGPCKIESPAAYEYYTGDESKVVFKTVFETEESWKEYIGEGAEFFEQAGPRKKVYFDPKEVTAGIVTCGGLCPGINDVIRGIVMELNYRYGVKRILGFPYGYQGLVKKFDHKPIELNPENVAHIGRDGGTILASSRGNQSASDMVDRLSLYGVKMLFCIGGDGTLRGAKEIVKEIDRRGEEISVIGVPKTIDNDINYVQKTFGFSTAFSKAMEAVECAHVEAKGAPNGIGVVKLMGRHSGFIAVNAALASQNVNYCLIPEVDFDLHGKGSFLDVLRNRILTRKHAVIIVAEGAGQKFFGKTEERDASGNLKLGDIGVYLKNSIQDFFKSEKIEVNVKYIDPSYIIRSIPANPEDSIFCGFLAQNAVHAAMAGKTDLVIGMWNNVFTHLPIDIAIQERKVLQPTKSTLWRTLLASTGQPARMVVE; encoded by the coding sequence ATGAACACAAAGATCAGAAATTTCGGACCCTGCAAAATTGAAAGTCCGGCCGCTTACGAATATTACACCGGAGACGAATCCAAGGTGGTTTTCAAGACAGTATTCGAAACAGAAGAGAGCTGGAAGGAATATATCGGAGAAGGAGCTGAATTTTTCGAACAAGCCGGTCCCAGAAAGAAGGTCTACTTCGACCCAAAAGAAGTTACTGCCGGGATCGTGACCTGCGGGGGACTTTGTCCAGGGATCAATGACGTGATCCGAGGTATCGTAATGGAATTAAATTATAGATACGGGGTCAAACGTATCCTTGGTTTTCCTTACGGTTACCAAGGCCTTGTCAAAAAATTTGATCATAAGCCGATTGAGTTGAATCCGGAAAACGTGGCGCATATCGGAAGGGACGGAGGTACAATTCTCGCTTCTTCCAGAGGGAACCAAAGTGCTTCCGACATGGTGGATAGGCTTTCTTTGTATGGTGTCAAAATGTTGTTTTGCATAGGAGGAGATGGCACCTTAAGAGGAGCCAAAGAGATCGTTAAGGAGATAGACAGAAGGGGAGAAGAGATCTCCGTCATTGGAGTTCCTAAAACGATAGATAACGATATCAATTATGTGCAAAAAACTTTCGGATTTTCCACAGCCTTCTCCAAAGCGATGGAAGCGGTAGAATGCGCACATGTGGAAGCAAAAGGCGCGCCGAACGGTATCGGTGTAGTCAAGTTAATGGGGAGGCATTCCGGGTTTATCGCGGTGAACGCCGCTCTCGCTTCTCAAAATGTAAATTATTGTCTGATCCCTGAAGTGGATTTCGATCTGCATGGAAAAGGTTCTTTTTTAGATGTTTTGAGAAATAGGATCTTAACCAGAAAACACGCGGTCATCATTGTCGCAGAAGGAGCAGGGCAAAAGTTTTTCGGTAAAACGGAAGAAAGGGATGCTTCCGGAAATCTAAAGTTAGGCGATATAGGCGTTTATCTAAAAAATTCCATCCAGGACTTCTTCAAATCGGAGAAGATTGAAGTGAATGTGAAATATATTGATCCAAGCTATATCATTCGTTCTATTCCTGCAAACCCTGAGGATTCTATTTTCTGCGGATTTCTGGCTCAGAATGCGGTGCACGCTGCGATGGCAGGCAAGACGGATCTAGTGATCGGAATGTGGAATAATGTGTTCACTCATCTTCCTATTGATATCGCTATTCAGGAAAGAAAAGTGCTGCAACCTACTAAGAGTACTTTGTGGAGAACATTATTGGCATCTACGGGACAGCCGGCTCGTATGGTAGTCGAATAA
- a CDS encoding GAF domain-containing SpoIIE family protein phosphatase codes for MSFKQLSLALISDITARINSTDDLEELLGIIIDTTKDVLNTEGCSLLLYDPEEDCLVFQVAKGDKGESLTELKVPRGKGIAGMVLESLEPVIVNDAANDPRIYRNIDDAVGFTTKNLICVPMKAQGEIQGVLEAVNSLERPEFTNKDIKILEYLSDLAAIAIRNRRLIRDLKDRARELDCLYQISQAISNIGELDQFLNLTVNSISDVLGAERVSLIFQNPRTKAFELSKSIGFSLEEESHLVDESRGILNEILSQGKAILVQGQTDINPDLLTPNRYKTRSFVSVPIRQDGTIIGVLNAADKMSGDSFSHQDLSILSTISNQIAEAYNSLLAKNQKEKLTSIRRDMQIASQIQINSLPNIPKKMHLLEIETSYTASKEIGGDFYDLIYHNPDEVSILIADVSGKGIAAALFMEFSKTIIAGEVARNSSTSISLMGANRIIQEKSGYFMFVTVMLTRINMLKKRIRYSSAGHNEQLLYKAKEKKVLLLSGKGMPLGIKESEIEEHEVEYQPGDLLVLYTDGVSETTNETGEMYSLENLAKLIERNGDMPVENLKELILDTTDAFRGEADPHDDYTLVMVRLN; via the coding sequence ATGAGTTTCAAACAGCTCTCCTTAGCTCTTATTTCAGACATTACTGCCAGGATCAACTCTACAGACGATCTGGAAGAACTTTTGGGAATTATCATAGATACCACAAAAGATGTACTCAATACGGAAGGATGTTCCCTTCTACTCTATGATCCGGAAGAAGATTGTCTAGTATTCCAAGTTGCAAAAGGTGATAAGGGAGAATCCCTCACTGAATTAAAAGTCCCTAGAGGAAAAGGGATCGCTGGAATGGTTCTAGAAAGTCTAGAACCTGTCATCGTAAACGACGCGGCAAACGATCCTAGAATTTATAGAAACATAGACGACGCAGTTGGATTCACCACAAAAAACCTGATCTGCGTTCCAATGAAGGCACAAGGAGAGATCCAAGGAGTTCTGGAAGCGGTTAACTCATTGGAAAGGCCTGAATTCACAAATAAAGATATTAAAATATTAGAATATCTTTCCGATCTTGCGGCTATCGCGATCAGGAACAGAAGATTGATCCGCGATCTAAAAGATCGTGCCAGAGAATTGGACTGTCTCTATCAGATTAGCCAGGCGATTTCTAATATTGGCGAGCTGGATCAGTTCTTAAATCTGACAGTAAACTCCATCTCAGACGTTTTAGGTGCGGAAAGAGTTTCTTTAATCTTCCAAAACCCTAGAACAAAAGCATTCGAACTTTCTAAATCTATCGGTTTCAGTTTGGAAGAAGAATCCCATTTAGTGGACGAATCTCGCGGGATCTTAAACGAAATTTTATCCCAGGGAAAAGCAATCTTAGTACAGGGACAAACGGATATTAATCCCGACCTTCTTACTCCGAATCGCTATAAGACTAGATCCTTCGTTTCCGTTCCGATCCGTCAGGATGGAACGATCATAGGCGTTTTGAATGCAGCGGATAAAATGAGCGGAGACAGTTTTTCCCACCAAGATCTTTCCATCTTAAGTACGATCTCCAACCAAATTGCAGAAGCATATAATAGCCTTTTGGCAAAGAACCAAAAGGAGAAGTTAACCTCCATCAGAAGAGATATGCAGATCGCTTCTCAGATCCAGATCAACTCTCTGCCTAATATTCCTAAGAAGATGCATCTTCTGGAAATCGAGACTTCTTACACCGCATCCAAAGAGATTGGTGGGGATTTCTACGATCTAATCTATCATAATCCGGACGAAGTGAGTATCCTAATCGCAGACGTTTCCGGAAAAGGGATCGCAGCCGCGTTGTTTATGGAATTTTCCAAAACGATTATCGCAGGGGAAGTGGCGCGTAACTCTTCTACAAGTATCAGTCTCATGGGTGCAAATCGGATCATACAAGAGAAGTCCGGTTATTTTATGTTCGTTACTGTGATGCTCACTCGTATCAATATGCTCAAAAAAAGAATACGTTATTCTAGCGCAGGTCATAACGAGCAGTTATTATATAAAGCTAAGGAGAAGAAGGTACTACTTCTCTCCGGAAAAGGAATGCCTTTAGGGATCAAAGAGTCAGAGATAGAAGAACATGAAGTGGAATACCAACCTGGGGATCTTCTGGTTCTATACACTGACGGAGTAAGCGAGACCACAAACGAAACCGGAGAAATGTATTCTCTGGAAAATCTCGCAAAACTCATAGAAAGAAATGGGGATATGCCTGTAGAAAATCTAAAAGAACTGATCCTAGATACTACTGACGCATTCAGAGGAGAAGCGGATCCTCATGACGATTACACTTTAGTAATGGTCCGACTCAATTAG
- the argB gene encoding acetylglutamate kinase yields MEHSFERVNNILEALPYITKYSGKTVVIKYGGAAMAKADLKESFAKDIVLLKYVGIHPVIVHGGGPEINRLLDSLNIPTEFVHGHRVTNEETMDVVEMVLTGKVNKQIVSMINKEGGNAVGLSGKDGNLAVASKTKIEVDVEGKKSELVDVGLVGKIDKIDPTVILSLQEKGFIPVISPVAESESGESLNINADTFAGELAGALKAEKLILLTDTSGILIDGKLVTGLNRALVKDYIRKGDITGGMIPKVECCLSAIDQGVRRTHIIDGRVPHSILIEIFTDQGIGSLIE; encoded by the coding sequence ATGGAACATTCCTTCGAGAGGGTCAACAATATTCTGGAGGCCCTCCCCTATATAACAAAATACTCCGGGAAAACTGTGGTCATCAAATATGGCGGAGCCGCAATGGCGAAGGCAGACTTAAAGGAATCTTTTGCAAAAGATATCGTTCTTCTAAAATATGTAGGCATCCATCCGGTAATTGTTCACGGAGGCGGACCTGAAATTAACAGACTCTTAGATAGTTTGAATATTCCGACTGAGTTCGTTCACGGGCATCGGGTCACAAATGAAGAGACCATGGATGTTGTAGAGATGGTTCTCACCGGCAAAGTTAACAAACAGATCGTTTCCATGATCAATAAAGAAGGTGGGAATGCAGTAGGACTTTCCGGAAAAGACGGAAATCTAGCGGTCGCTTCCAAAACAAAGATCGAAGTAGATGTAGAAGGTAAAAAATCCGAACTAGTAGATGTGGGTCTTGTAGGCAAGATCGACAAAATAGATCCTACAGTTATTCTTTCTCTCCAAGAAAAAGGTTTTATCCCAGTCATTTCTCCAGTTGCCGAATCTGAATCTGGTGAATCTTTGAATATAAACGCGGATACTTTTGCGGGAGAATTAGCGGGAGCTCTCAAAGCAGAAAAGCTGATCCTTCTTACGGACACGAGCGGGATCCTGATCGACGGAAAACTTGTAACAGGTTTGAACAGAGCCTTAGTAAAAGATTATATTCGCAAAGGAGATATCACCGGAGGAATGATCCCTAAAGTAGAATGTTGTCTTTCCGCGATCGACCAAGGAGTGAGAAGGACTCATATTATTGACGGAAGAGTCCCCCATTCTATTCTGATCGAAATCTTTACTGATCAAGGGATCGGTTCCTTGATCGAATAA
- a CDS encoding M61 family metallopeptidase, protein MIVKYTLDTYQPHRHLLKVEMEVHPDKQETFLCIPNWSPGSYKIRDYSKSIHQVQFTQSKPGWSLEQTDLDTWKVSSKGETFKISYLVYGFEHTVRTNYFTSDFILVHPPATFLYPKDRLDLEPELTWKNLSPFKFCYTGLKKKEGSKQTWKAKDFDEFFDCPILLTNEKHISFNTEGCEFDLVILGDIATKDKKKISKDLATIVETQIKLMDGTENKHYLFVLDMSDNLYGGLEHLNCSINQFDPNGWSNPDNYRTLLELLSHEYFHHWNVKRIRPIALGPFDYQKPNLTKELWIAEGITSFFDAYFLLLCGSYSPQQYLNKLWKDIQELEESLGESWMSLEDSSFTAWTKYYNRPFDPNFSNTGISYYTKGAILSLSMHLYILKETKGKKSLVDIMIALNKQYHQEKKRGFTKAEFFQTGKKITGLDLKLEFDTYITEPKRVPIEKYLHLIGVERTASKPKIELGFRVKEERGRMIVSKILLSKSVKETDINLGDEWIALGDKRILPGNFKELLNQYEPGKKADLLLSRRGKILKRKIKFDSSPSANELWIDEKVEDDTKKLREVFLNLGKEPVISEPSSKKTKSK, encoded by the coding sequence GTGATCGTAAAATATACTCTAGATACATACCAACCGCATAGACATTTATTAAAGGTGGAAATGGAAGTCCACCCAGACAAACAGGAAACATTTCTTTGTATCCCGAATTGGTCCCCGGGTTCTTATAAGATCCGAGATTATTCCAAATCCATTCATCAAGTCCAATTTACTCAATCCAAACCCGGTTGGAGCCTAGAGCAAACTGATCTCGATACTTGGAAAGTTTCTTCTAAGGGAGAAACATTCAAAATTTCTTATTTAGTGTATGGGTTCGAACATACCGTAAGGACCAATTATTTCACGAGCGATTTTATTTTAGTACATCCCCCCGCTACATTCTTATATCCAAAAGATCGATTGGATCTGGAACCTGAATTAACTTGGAAAAATCTTTCTCCTTTTAAATTTTGTTATACAGGATTAAAGAAGAAGGAAGGTTCTAAACAAACTTGGAAAGCAAAGGACTTTGATGAATTTTTTGATTGTCCGATTCTTCTTACCAACGAAAAACATATCTCTTTTAATACAGAAGGATGTGAATTCGATCTAGTCATTCTAGGAGATATTGCAACAAAAGATAAGAAGAAGATTTCCAAAGATCTGGCCACCATCGTAGAAACACAGATCAAACTAATGGATGGAACGGAGAATAAGCATTATTTATTCGTTTTGGACATGAGTGATAATCTATACGGAGGATTGGAACATCTCAATTGTAGTATCAACCAATTCGATCCGAATGGATGGTCGAATCCCGATAATTACAGAACTCTTTTAGAACTTCTATCTCATGAATATTTCCATCATTGGAACGTAAAAAGAATTCGTCCGATCGCACTTGGACCTTTCGATTACCAAAAACCGAACTTAACGAAAGAATTATGGATCGCAGAAGGGATCACTAGCTTTTTCGATGCGTATTTTCTACTTCTTTGCGGATCTTATTCTCCCCAACAATATTTGAATAAACTTTGGAAGGATATTCAGGAACTGGAAGAATCTTTAGGTGAATCCTGGATGAGTTTGGAAGATTCCAGTTTTACCGCTTGGACTAAATATTACAATCGTCCATTCGATCCAAATTTTTCGAACACAGGGATCTCATATTATACGAAAGGTGCCATTCTATCTTTAAGTATGCATCTTTATATCCTAAAAGAAACCAAGGGCAAAAAATCCTTGGTGGATATCATGATTGCCTTGAACAAGCAGTATCATCAGGAGAAAAAAAGAGGTTTCACTAAAGCTGAATTTTTTCAAACAGGAAAGAAGATCACTGGCCTGGATCTAAAACTTGAATTCGACACTTATATCACAGAACCAAAACGTGTACCTATTGAAAAGTATCTGCATTTGATCGGAGTGGAGAGAACTGCATCCAAACCTAAAATTGAATTAGGATTTAGAGTAAAAGAAGAAAGAGGAAGAATGATCGTAAGTAAGATCCTTCTCTCCAAATCCGTTAAAGAAACGGATATCAATTTAGGTGATGAATGGATCGCTCTGGGCGATAAAAGAATTCTTCCAGGTAACTTTAAAGAATTATTAAATCAGTACGAGCCTGGCAAAAAAGCGGACCTTCTTCTTTCCAGAAGAGGGAAAATTTTAAAAAGAAAGATCAAATTTGATTCTTCTCCTTCGGCGAATGAACTGTGGATTGATGAAAAAGTGGAAGATGATACAAAAAAATTGAGAGAAGTATTTTTGAATCTGGGAAAAGAACCCGTGATATCGGAACCTTCTTCTAAAAAAACTAAATCGAAGTAA
- a CDS encoding SDR family NAD(P)-dependent oxidoreductase yields the protein MFTILITGGSGGLGRALVSELGNSGYKILNWDLVSPDKLHPNETFQKVDLTSSDELENACKNLKSETSSIRGFIHCAGYGGPYHKITEVSLEEWDKIFSINLRSAFQITKFLLPVFSAQEFGRFVYIASSLSVQGSALSVAYSSSKHGIIGFMKSVAAEWGEKGITSNAVSPGYMETKMGIQEDQVDDHRKKIIEMTPVKKIASPEEIARVVTFLISSESGYINGANWTVDGGITSI from the coding sequence ATGTTTACAATTTTAATCACTGGAGGAAGTGGGGGCCTTGGCCGCGCTCTTGTTTCCGAATTAGGAAATTCTGGATATAAGATCTTAAATTGGGATCTGGTTTCTCCGGACAAACTTCATCCAAATGAAACATTCCAAAAAGTAGATCTGACTTCTTCAGATGAACTGGAGAATGCCTGCAAGAATTTGAAGTCTGAGACTTCTTCTATTCGCGGATTTATACATTGCGCGGGTTACGGAGGTCCTTATCATAAAATCACCGAAGTTTCTTTAGAAGAATGGGATAAAATCTTTTCCATCAATCTTCGCTCCGCTTTTCAAATTACAAAATTTTTACTTCCAGTTTTTAGTGCGCAAGAATTCGGAAGATTTGTTTATATCGCTTCTTCTTTATCGGTGCAAGGGAGCGCACTGTCTGTGGCTTATTCTTCTTCCAAACATGGGATCATAGGTTTTATGAAATCTGTCGCTGCAGAATGGGGGGAGAAGGGCATAACGTCTAATGCGGTGAGTCCGGGTTATATGGAAACCAAAATGGGAATCCAAGAAGACCAGGTAGATGATCATCGCAAAAAGATAATAGAGATGACGCCTGTTAAGAAGATTGCTTCCCCGGAAGAGATCGCAAGAGTAGTGACTTTTTTAATTTCTTCCGAGTCAGGTTATATCAACGGTGCGAACTGGACTGTGGACGGAGGAATTACTTCGATTTAG